A region from the Cannabis sativa cultivar Pink pepper isolate KNU-18-1 chromosome 9, ASM2916894v1, whole genome shotgun sequence genome encodes:
- the LOC133031551 gene encoding uncharacterized protein LOC133031551, whose protein sequence is MGKKILEEQQPQNRHEIVNSAITNSTWETALHVAAGANQTEFVQMLIDHPDIDLTFQDIHGNTAFSSAIAGGAIKIVKKFLTLPNNNIIYFVTTRDEKGMSPLYIASWFGQPQIASLLYQHTIINNNVGLENGEYFGIFFNCIHNDIYDLALKMIESRGHIVHQLDSNGRTALHILSRKRPMEFKFDPQAIGTWSRVWSKISFQSARRRRDEMPALRLAKEIWKRILERHSYEYNVIRSIIRNPFNLVIEAAKNGNFDLLVVLLSMSPELIWEKDDENNTIFHIAILNRHVKIFKLIHEINVLKSVVRSHEDEATHNNILHLVAKKPQQSRLDSMLGVALQMRHELLWYQALLYGNLMFIQNDIFGYPTIRCKTLVSLVVQTIA, encoded by the exons ATGGGTAAAAAAATCTTAGAGGAGCAACAACCTCAAAATCGACATGAAATAGTAAACTCAGCCATTACAAATTCAACTTGGGAAACTGCTCTTCATGTGGCCGCAGGAGCCAACCAAACTGAGTTTGTACAAATGTTGATCGACCATCCAGATATTGACTTGACTTTTCAAGACATACATGGCAACACTGCCTTTTCTTCAGCCATTGCTGGTGGTGCTATAAAAATCGTTAAGAAATTTCTCACTCtcccaaataataatattatttattttgtaacaaCTCGAGATGAGAAAGGTATGTCACCATTATACATTGCTTCATGGTTTGGACAACCTCAAATAGCTTCACTGTTGTATCAACATACCATAATTAACAATAATGTTGGTTTGGAAAATGGAGAGTActttggaatatttttcaattgTATCCATAACGATATCTACG ACTTAGCCTTGAAAATGATTGAAAGTAGAGGTCATATTGTTCACCAACTCGATTCAAACGGTAGAACTGCTTTGCATATATTGTCTCGAAAGCGACCTATGGAATTTAAATTTGATCCACAAGCTATTGGAACATGga GTCGAGTTTGGTCGAAAATTTCATTTCAATCAGCACGACGACGACGTGATGAAATGCCAGCTCTGAGATTGGCAAAAGAAATATGGAAGAGAATTTTGGAACGACATAGCTATGAGTACAATGTAATTCGAAGCATAATTAGAAATCCATTCAACTTAGTGATTGAAGCTGCAAAGAATGGAAATTTTGATCTTTTGGTAGTGCTTCTTAGCATGAGTCCGGAATTGATTTgggaaaaagatgatgaaaaCAACACCATATTTCACATTGCAATTTTGAATCGTCATGTgaaaatattcaaattaatacATGAAATAAATGTATTGAAAAGTGTTGTACGAAGTCATGAAGATGAAGCAACACACAACAACATATTACACCTTGTTGCCAAAAAACCACAACAAAGTAGATTGGATTCCATGCTTGGAGTAGCCTTACAAATGCGACACGAACTCTTGTGGTATcag